A window from Podospora bellae-mahoneyi strain CBS 112042 chromosome 1 map unlocalized CBS112042p_1.3, whole genome shotgun sequence encodes these proteins:
- a CDS encoding uncharacterized protein (COG:S; EggNog:ENOG503P2RC), with amino-acid sequence MSTFASKRKARVIQTFDYDVDDLSPSKSNGTDEQKASEPTAPARIKFRSKPAKSSALRKSVHAADEDSGTARALSTATTTGDDEDADSGAPVVVRPALGRAGSTKQKKRPTAASRLSFGGAEEAGADEPSAGEKPFTPKKTLGQRALENNAFRRSASLQNLAGTLPMRFGGGDEDRPKYSKKYLEELQSSTPATPANVQIVDDVDAMDLDPSELDGALVVQAASSTDLVSQGPAAAAHVLSAAEIRERKDRRARLAREGVVADFVSLDSGSDSEFPQQSSRVVIPSQKKKKSDTRLIREDEDLGEGYDDYVQDDPLALGKKAERDAARRHRAEIAELINAAESDAESDDSEAERRAAYEAAQRRAGMDGLHKPEEGEENIAGDAVPRMKPLPKLNEVLKRMNDIVQGLELEFKQKQVVVQSLEKEREEIEKREKEVQEILNQAGAKYQAVVAGAANGGDGVSPVVPGDVAKLVQESISGSAVGQSPLRPLPPGLAGDMPMERGLESFGTPTRKPQDDDEMMD; translated from the exons ATGAGCACCTTTGCCTCCAAGCGCAAAGCGCGCGTTATCCAGACTTTTGACTACGATGTAGATGACTTGAGCCCATCAAAATCCAACGGGACGGACGAGCAGAAAGCATCTG AACCAACTGCCCCCGCGCGCATCAAGTTCCGATCGAAACCAGCCAAATCGTCGGCCCTACGAAAAAGCGTCCATGCCGCCGACGAGGACAGCGGTACCGCTCGCGCGCTGTCAACGGCGACAACCActggagatgacgaggacgccGACTCTGGCGCGCCAGTGGTGGTTCGGCCGGCCCTGGGTCGGGCTGGgtcaacaaaacaaaagaaacgaCCAACGGCAGCGTCACGGCTCTCTTTTGGGGGCGCCGAAGAGGCCGGGGCCGATGAACCATCAGCAGGCGAGAAGCCATTCACGCCCAAAAAGACACTGGGTCAGCGCGCGCTGGAAAACAATGCCTTCCGAAGATCCGCCTCACTCCAAAATCTCGCGGGTACTCTGCCCATGAggtttggcggcggcgacgaaGACCGGCCAAAATACAGCAAGAAGTATCTTGAAGAGCTGCAATCCTCCACGCCGGCAACACCTGCAAACGTCCAAATTGTCGACGATGTCGATGCCATGGACCTTGACCCATCTGAGCTTGACGGTGCCCTCGTTGTTCAAGCCGCTTCATCCACCGACCTGGTCTCGCaaggcccagcagcagcggcacaCGTGCTGAGCGCAGCCGAAATCCGCGAGCGCAAAGACCGACGAGCCCGGTTAGCCCGTGAAGGCGTCGTGGCCGATTTCGTCTCCCTCGACTCCGGCTCCGACTCGGAATTTCCCCAGCAATCCTCCCGGGTGgtcatcccctcccaaaagaaaaagaagtcTGACACGCGATTAATAAGAGAAGACGAAGATCTCGGCGAAGGCTACGATGACTATGTTCAGGACGACCCTTTGGCTTTGGGCAAAAAGGCAGAGCGAGATGCTGCAAGACGGCACCGAGCAGAAATTGCAGAGCTGATCAACGCGGCCGAATCAGACGCCGAGTCGGACGACAGCGAGGCAGAGAGGCGAGCTGCCTACGAAGCCGCGCAGCGGAGAGCAGGAATGGACGGCTTGCACAAaccggaggagggtgaggaaaACATAGCTGGCGATGCGGTGCCGAGGATGAAACCGCTGCCCAAGCTGAACGAGGTTCTCAAGAGGATGAACGATATTGTCCAGGGCTTGGAGCTTGAGTTCAAGCAGAAGCAGGTCGTCGTTCAGAgtttggaaaaggaaagggaggagattgagaagcGTGAGAAGGAGGTACAAGAAATCCTGAACCAGGCGGGGGCAAAATAccaggctgttgttgctggggctgcaaacggcggtgatggtgtaTCCCCTGTTGTGCCAGGCGATGTCGCCAAATTGGTGCAGGAGAGCATCAGCGGCAGCGCAGTGGGACAGTCCCCGTTacgtcctctccctccaggCCTGGCAGGAGACATGCCCATGGAACGAGGTCTCGAGAGCTTCGGGACACCCACCCGGAAACCacaggatgatgatgagatgatggacTAG
- a CDS encoding uncharacterized protein (EggNog:ENOG503P7C4; COG:S), which produces MRLLAGLTAAALSGLAAAASQQTADVYILTANQQSSSETPSIPKEVARHILLQRASRQPYGSDLRDIPSSTDTETAVSHIARFGTGPEPLFSQSDKTNVPQLVVILEGVTYQQSHDLKDALSQAGHPAAFRVSDAPSAAANKNLMTLFRQLGSAPSQPCDLAHALNPANEECWSGVSSVVNYDLQKASSTYSALLASLPQINKLVAASDLEVTLLVLPDSTRSSKINSWSTLAVNPTNNRRRDFGERVITDSTVVWPAPSTPTRSAKVNIQKKAIPACFLSLDACKEATNDCSGHGTCVNKFGTGNATLSDARACFACKCMATVVRRGDEPGTSGKKTAHWGGNMCQKKDVSVPFWLITSFTITIVGAVTFAIGLLFSVGQEQLPGVIGAGVSRGASK; this is translated from the exons ATGAGGCTCCTCGCTGGCCTCACAGCAGCGGCTCTGTCTGGGCTTGCGGCGGCCGCGAGCCAGCAGACTGCCGATGTCTACATTTTGACGGCCAACCAACAGAGCTCGAGCGAAACACCAAGCATCCCCAAGGAGGTCGCGCGTCACATATTGCTTCAGAGA GCATCGAGACAACCATACGGCAGTGACCTGCGCGACATCCCTAGCTCAACCGACACTGAGACCGCTGTCAGCCACATCGCGAGATTCGGCACCGGCCCGGAGCCCCTCTTCTCACAGTCCGACAAGACCAATGTCCCACAACTAGTTGTCATTCTCGAAGGCGTTACATACCAGCAGAGCCATGATCTCAAGGACGCCCTTTCACAGGCAGGCCATCCTGCTGCGTTCCGCGTCTCAGACGCCCCCTCGGCTGCCGCCAACAAGAATCTCATGACGCTTTTCCGGCAGTTGGGATCCGCTCCTTCCCAGCCTTGCGACTTGGCCCACGCCCTCAATCCTGCCAATGAGGAATGCTGGAGTGGTGTTTCCTCGGTGGTCAACTATGACCTACAAAAA GCTTCCTCCACCTACTCGGCCCTTCTCGCCTCCCTTCCTCAGATCAACAAGCTGGTGGCCGCTTCCGATCTCGAGGTGACCCTCCTAGTTCTCCCCGATTCTACCCGTTCCTCCAAGATCAACTCGTGGTCCACCCTTGccgtcaaccccaccaacaaccgcCGTCGTGACTTTGGAGAAAGGGTCATCACCGACAGCACCGTTGTTTGGCCGGCTCCTTCCACCCCGACCCGTTCCGCAAAGGTCAACATCCAGAAGAAGGCCATCCCTGCCTGCTTCCTTTCTTTGGACGCCTGTAAGGAGGCCACCAATGACTGCTCTGGCCACGGGACATGTGTCAATAAGTTTGGCACCGGCAACGCCACCTTGTCTGATGCCAGGGCATGCTTTGCCTGCAAGTGCATGGCCACCGTCGTCCGCCGCGGCGACGAACCTGGCACCTCGGGCAAGAAGACTGCCCACTGGGGCGGCAACATGTGCCAGAAGAAGGACGTCAGCGTGCCATTCTGGTTGATCACTAGTTTCACCATTACCATTGTTGGTGCCGTTACTTTTGCCATTGGCCTGCTGTTTAGCGTCGGTCAGGAACAGCTGCCGGGTGTCATTGGTGCTGGTGTGAGCAGGGGGGCGTCCAAATAA
- a CDS encoding uncharacterized protein (EggNog:ENOG503P2X0): MSRLFRPSSVLRFPKVLTKVPTGQVIKIERVRLRHRRRLRLVTFAIKTVLIYQFFEICVAGPLVKVLENQELMESMPEEEEAVDIFIPFPLTTERHEPQPYSGKDPEWREFVRLSKDKERLDQIRRDTVQMVCDAAEKNPALTWKVGKDMKVRRYWMDIDFPYRAPPVYTRKGLLITDEVIAIAETEVESATVKLLERVLWPKPMALSTWALGKALVGRQFSSVAQFFGFEGDSSTHPPDRPVSAGPLPLPTNHSSDVQKALERIRAQATKRPEDVNDPRSISPTPNTPPGPSRDKPMSIPNRPPAEHNGNPEKFVGQEKVQSLVGLKPWEEFMKTYTKVWKPIRPDPPRGCFAVSGLVEIETSRGYLVIDVLSWYNPKTRSHDRKSMWMSVRRMQYKQQAPMRP, translated from the exons ATGTCGCGCCTCTTCAGGCCGTCTTCGGTGCTCCGGTTCCCCAAGGTCTTGACCAAAGTACCAACCGGCCAAGTGATCAAAATCGAAAGAGTACGGCTCAGGCACAGGAGGCGGCTCCGGCTTGTTACCTTTGCCATCAAGACAGTCCTTATCTACCAATTCTTTGAGATATGCGTGGCGGGCCCGCTTGTGAAGGTGCTGGAAAACCAGGAATTGATGGAAAGCATgccggaagaagaagaggctgtcGACATATTCATTCCGTTTCCCTTGACAACGGAGCGACACGAACCGCAGCCATACTCTGGGAAAGATCCGGAATGGAGGGAGTTTGTGCGGCTATCCAAAGAcaaggagaggttggacCAAATCAGGA GGGACACTGTTCAAATGGTCTGTGATGCCGCTGAAAAGAACCCCGCCTTAACATGGAAGGTTGGGAAAGATATGAAAGTGAGGAGGTACTGGATGGATATTGATTTCCCATACAGGGCACCGCCTGTGTACACGCGCAAAGG CCTGTTGATTACGGATGAAGTGATCGCCATTGCGGAAACAGAGGTTGAGTCAGCGACAGTGAAACTTCTAGAGCGCGTCCTATGGCCAAAGCCCATGGCGCTGTCGACCTGGGCGCTTGGAAAGGCACTCGTTGGCCGTCAGTTCTCTTCGGTTGCGCAATTCTTTGGGTTTGAAGGCGACAGTTCAACCCACCCTCCAGACCGTCCTGTCAGCGCAGGACCTTTGCCGCTCCCAACAAATCACAGCTCTGACGTTCAAAAGGCTTTGGAGCGTATCCGGGCACAAGCAACAAAACGGCCGGAAGACGTCAACGATCCTAGGTCGatctcaccaacccccaacacacCACCTGGCCCATCCAGGGATAAGCCTATGAGCATTCCCAATAGACCGCCGGCCGAACACAATGGCAACCCAGAAAAGTTTGTCGGTCAAGAAAAGGTCCAGTCTCTGGTTGGCCTGAAGCCTTGGGAGGAGTTTATGAAGACGTACACCAAGGTGTGGAAGCCGATTCGACCTGATCCACCTCGCGGTTGCTTCGCCGTCTCAGGTCTTGTCGAGATCGAGACGTCGAGGGGGTACCTGGTGATTGACGTCTTGTCGTGGTACAATCCAAAGACGAGATCCCATGATCGCAAGTCCATGTGGATGTCGGTGAGAAGGATGCAGTATAAACAACAGGCGCCGATGCGTCCCTGA
- a CDS encoding uncharacterized protein (COG:S; EggNog:ENOG503NU52) — MEAPPSPKRPPSAIPSDSNSRKELGRAVTADTSKATRLQTEQVPTLRTSNESTRKIKTNTGVTIPPAYGASHNSPIGNTQEKKSVDYSASQAVEVALSEAGCGKPVSEKTDSQQELYHAFARREKRLMVWIVSFAGLFSPLSSNIYFPALGAISSHVQTEIAMISLTVTVYMAVQGVAPSFWGPLSDTRGRRVTFICTFGVYLIANLGLEFSDDFASLMAFRAIQAAGSAATISVGAGVIGDITTAKERGGYMGSFGGIRMLGQSIGPVIGGIITEFFGFHAIFWFLVVLDFISLVVIVLFLPETLRHIAGNGTIPLRGIHRPVVTRHISKHWKRPDAVSSEEGNITNLTPKFTLGSILSPLRFLFEKDVFVTLLFGAFVYTIWSVVTSSTTALFQPRYRLSNLKVGLIFLPNGAACVSGSYFAGKILDRDYRHVESAYRASEGIPLETPLNRKHLSDLPLSRARLRSSWYLIVLFVLPLRGMASRFLPPCWPRDRFVIAITATAIFTQNSALMVDLYPGASASATAVNNLVRCSLGAVGVAGVQFIIDKIGVEAAFLIFAVVTIALTPLMCLQWKYGEVWRAERIARLARREQKQVTGAQV; from the exons ATGGAAGCTCCGCCCAGTCCCAAAAGACCCCCCAGTGCCATTCCCTCCGATTCCAATAGCCGAAAAGAGCTTGGGAGAGCGGTAACTGCCGACACGTCGAAAGCCACCAGGTTACAAACCGAACAAGTCCCTACTTTACGAACCTCGAACGAGTCCACGCGAAAAATTAAGACAAATACAGGAGTCACCATTCCGCCAGCCTATGGAGCCTCGCATAACTCACCAATTGGCAACActcaagaaaagaagagcgTGGATTATTCAGCCAGTCAAGCCGTCGAAGTTGCTCTGTCAGAGGCCGGTTGCGGCAAGCCGGTCTCAGAGAAGACGGATTCACAGCAGGAGTTATACCATGCATTTGCGAGGCGGGAGAAGCGGCTTATGGTATGGATAGTATCATTTGCCGGGCTGTTCTCTCCACTTTCAAGCAATATTTACTTCCCTGCGCTGGGTGCCATATCTTCA CACGTACAAACCGAAATCGCCATGATATCGCTCACTGTGACTGTGTATATGGCAGTTCAGGGGGTGGcgccttctttttggggACCTTTGAGCGACACGCGTGGACGCAGAGTCACCTTTATCTGCACTTTTGGCGTGTACCTCATCGCAAACCTCGGGTTGGAATTCAGCGACGACTTTGCGTCATTGATGGCTTTTCGAGCAATCCAAGCTGCTGGCAGTGCCGCGACCATCTCCGTTG GTGCTGGAGTGATTGGCGATATCACAACAGCAAAGGAACGCGGGGGATATATGGGTAGTTTTGGAGGAA TTCGAATGCTCGGCCAGTCAATTGGGCCAGTGATTGGCGGCATTATCACAGAGTTCTTTGGATTTCACGCCATCTTTTGGTTTCTCGTCGTCCTTGATTTCATAAGTCTCGTGGTTATTGTGCTCTTTCTCCCGGAAACCCTTCGTCACATTGCTGGAAATGGCACTATCCCACTGCGCGGCATCCATCGTCCAGTTGTCACTCGCCATATCAGCAAACACTGGAAGCGTCCAGATGCAGTATCCAGTGAGGAGGGCAACATCACGAATTTGACGCCCAAGTTTACTCTGGGCTCGATATTATCGCCACTGCGGTTTCTTTTTGAAAAGGACGTGTTTGTCACGCTATTGTTTGGGGCTTTTGTGTACACGATTTGGAGTGTGGTGACTTCGTCGACAACCGCCCTGTTTCAGCCTCGATATCGACTCTCCAATTTGAAAGTGGGCCTCATATTCTTACCGAACGGCGCGGCTTGTGTCAGCGGATCATACTTTGCTGGCAAGATTCTTGATCGCGATTATCGGCATGTCGAGTCAGCGTACCGTGCTTCCGAAGGGATCCCGCTCGAGACTCCTCTCAACAGAAAGCATTTGTCGGACCTTCCACTTTCCCGTGCTCGACTTCGGTCCTCCTGGTATCTCATCGTCTTGTTCGTGTTGCCGTTGCGGGGTATGGCTTCTCGCTTTCTTCCCCCTTGCTGGCCTCGAGACCGG TTCGTCATTGCAATCACAGCGACGGCCATCTTTACCCAAAACAGTGCATTGATGGTGGACTTGTATCCCGGGgccagcgccagcgccaCCGCTGTCAACAATCTCGTTCGGTGCTCGTTGGGCGCTGTGGGAGTGGCAGGGGTGCAGTTCATCATTGACAAAATTGGGGTCGAGGCCGCGTTTCTGATATTTGCTGTCGTAACAATTGCTCTCACACCTTTGATGTGTCTACAGTGGAAATATGGCGAGGTCTGGAGAGCTGAGAGGATAGCGAGGCTTGCCCGGAGGGAGCAGAAACAAGTGACCGGGGCGCAGGTGTGA
- a CDS encoding uncharacterized protein (CAZy:GT2_Glyco_tranf_2; EggNog:ENOG503NZM8; COG:S), whose protein sequence is MSTPRRPTARTRDTPVTNPPVTPPPEPVQDEPYVPSRLRSNKVLRGLFNAFILALCGYGVHQFATWYSEYDYWLYWFIVLATWRYARFILNCIGWVLYKPAPVPKNPTYTPNRHVTVILPTIDPTGVDFQECISTCAQNEPAQIIVITAGDELLVKTEKAVEKYTKLYPKTNFIVDRALIASKRAQVAVAVPLVSTAITVMLDDHVFWKKDFLKALLAPFEDPEIGLVGTNKKVRRLPNLSVWRRFWNMLGATYLYRHNFEVRSANYWDGGAFVISARTCALRTRIVQDPEYLAGYVDERFFFGLCGPLNPDDDNYNTRFAVRKGWRIKFQYTDDAEIETTVGVANPVHKKFLGQCTRWARTTWRSNPCSLFTDGSVWAFQPYCVYAVYLTSFTNFALFTDAALVALYNWSKKATSQGIWALVIWILFVKFIKVFEYYKRHPNDWWTFPFYVAFAYYHSLIKLWALLTFWDHAWTGRNLGAIKTQANPAGTEAGATAGPAAVAARLQRSMSVSSMTSSLAQEKEGLRSGTAWISNLGSTARLHKSQTIFGGSQVGLLDNLKIVGSHMEKSRDAQVRILSQQDIVFNEVQRLIAEADSIEKQYETMNDNETRNQEALIHLRGQMLRLEQRHGELIRIAGLTATSPALTPTAAKAFQVASRHHTGGGRASPPTEDSERIERPSFFTGVRGVHFSRSTVGGTSDDGFGPGRTGADGSGSNESTPRPIVPDNFKDSFPPDTKKSTGDTDSLIANLNIPTIGTQHFVPPSEKKGGQPAAAKGFSPPTQAEKPIEEFSPVPQPRNSPSGFTPKSDLESTTPGEDPAARDSKKSSGSDSTRSPAQTPTRPPGGRRVSKEQNKSNT, encoded by the exons ATGTCCACTCCTCGACGACCAACTGCGAGGACACGGGACACACCTGTGACCAACCCTCCTGTGACTCCCCCCCCTGAGCCTGTCCAGGATGAGCCGTACGTCCCATCAAGGCTTAGATCGAACAAGGTACTGAGGGGGCTTTTCAACGCCTTCATCCTGGCCCTCTGTGGCTATGGTGTTCACCAGTTTGCGACCTGGTACTCGGAATACGACTACTGGCTATACTGGTTCATCGTACTGGCAACCTGGCGCTACGCCCGTTTCATTCTCAACTGCATTGGTTGGGTTCTGTATAAGCCAGCCCCCGTTCCCAAGAACCCAACGTACACCCCCAACCGACATGTCACGGTCATCCTGCCCACCATCGACCCTACAGGCGTTGACTTTCAGGAATGCATCAGCACCTGCGCCCAAAACGAGCCTGCTCAGATCATTGTCATTACGGCCGGTGACGAGCTGCTTGTCAAGACAGAGAAGGCAGTCGAGAAGTACACCAAGCTTTATCCCAAGACCAATTTCATCGTGGACCGTGCCCTGATTGCCAGCAAGAGAGCTCAAGTTGCTGTGGCGGTGCCGCTGGTCTCAACCGCCATCACCGTCATGCTCGATGACCACGTCTTCTGGAAGAAGGATTTCCTCAAGGCGCTCCTAGCGCCGTTTGAGGATCCAGAGATTGGCTTGGTGGGAACAAACAAGAAAGTCCGCCGGTTGCCGAACCTGTCGGTTTGGCGGCGTTTCTGGAACATGCTGGGGGCGACCTATCTTTACCGCCACAACTTCGAGGTCAGATCGGCCAACTACTGGGACGGGGGCGCCTTTGTCATTTCTGCGCGTACCTGTGCTCTGCGCACCCGTATCGTCCAGGACCCCGAGTACCTGGCCGGCTACGTCGACGAGCGATTCTTCTTTGGGCTCTGTGGGCCTCTTAACCCGGACGACGACAACTACAACACCAGATTTGCCGTGCGCAAGGGCTGGCGCATCAAGTTCCAGTACACCGACGACGCCGAAATTGAGACAACTGTTGGCGTGGCCAATCCCGTCCACAAGAAGTTCCTGGGGCAGTGCACGCGCTGGGCCCGCACCACTTGGAGGTCAAACCCTTGCTCTCTCTTCACTGATGGCAGCGTTTGGGCATTTCAGCCCTACTGCGTCTATGCTGTctacctcacctccttcacAAACTTTGCTTTGTTTACCGATGCCGCCCTCGTTGCCCTCTACAACTGGAGCAAGAAAGCCACCAGTCAAGGCATATGGGCCTTGGTTATTTGGATACTTTTTGTCAAGTTTATCAAGGTCTTTGAGTACTACAAGCGTCACCCCAATGACTGGTGGACTTTCCCATTCTATGTCGCTTTTGCCTATTACCACAGCCTCATCAAGCTCTGGGCGCTGTTGACGTTTTGGGACCACGCCTGGACTGGGCGCAACCTCGGAGCCATCAAGACCCAGGCCAACCCAGCCGGGACAGAAGCGGGAGCCACAGCTGGACCGGCAGCAGTGGCCGCGCGACTGCAGCGTAGCATGTCCGTCAGTAGTATGACTAGCAGTCTTGCGCAAGAGAAGGAAGGTCTGCGCAGCGGCACCGCTTGGATATCAAACCTGGGAAGTACGGCCCGGCTTCACAAGAGCCAAACAATCTTTGGTGGGAGCCAGGTCGGTCTGCTTGACAATCTCAAGATTGTAGGCAGTCACATGGAGAAGTCCCGTGATGCCCAAGTCAGGATTCTTAGTCAACAAGATATTGTCTTCAATGAGGTGCAAAGACTGATTGCGGAGGCCGACTCCATCGAGAAGCAATATGAAACGATGAACGACAACGAGACGAGAAATCAGGAAGCCTTGATCCATCTTCGCGGCCAGATGCTCCGATTGGAGCAGAGGCACGGAGAGCTCATCCGTATCGCCGGCCTGACCGCCACGTCGCCCGCACTCACTCCAACAGCTGCCAAGGCCTTCCAGGTGGCAAGTCGGCACCACACAGGGGGTGGCAGAGCCTCACCACCTACAGAAGATTCTGAACGCATCGAGAGGCCATCCTTTTTTACTGGGGTGAGGGGAGTGCACTTCAGTAGGTCTACAGTCGGCGGGACTAGTGACGACGGCTTTGGTCCTGGCAGGACAGGTGCTGACGGCTCCGGGAGTAACGAGTCTACCCCACGTCCGATCGTTCCCGACAATTTCAAGGACAGCTTCCCACCGGATACTAAGAAGAGTACTGGGGACACCGACTCACTTATCGCGAATTTGAACATTCCCACTATTGGTACACAACACTTTGTGCCTCCCTCTGAGAAAAAGGGAGGAcagcccgccgccgccaagggCTTTTCCCCCCCAACTCAGGCCGAAAAGCCGATCGAAGAATTCTCCCCCGTCCCGCAGCCAAGAAACTCACCTTCAGGTTTCACCCCGAAGTCAGACCTCGAAAGCACCACCCCCGGAGAAGATCCCGCCGCCAGGGATAGCAAGAAGAGCTCGGGTTCGGACTCGACCCGCTCGCCGGCACAGACGCCGACCCGCCCGCCAGGCGGTAGAAGAGTTTCCAAAGAGCAGAACAAAAGT AACACCTGA
- a CDS encoding uncharacterized protein (EggNog:ENOG503PR0U) — translation MEPSAIHGRDVVGNMVAPSIPYNTLMGFIWSGTCLSLVTILLRLAFRIKLLRRLRLDDYLVIASFVFYLGSTILWAVLARTLYVVAQGWNTTPTDPAAIFELFNNAGTLLHAILATYWLTWTSLWLVKIAFMVFFYPLGRHAPLQRYLWWTVLVCIVAAYCVTVGLTTDDCLTASGLDIAQKCIGEAKFNRQYFTSRVHLATDISTDLLSQFHVPPFARHSTDISDI, via the exons ATGGAGCCCTCCGCCATCCATGGCCGGGATGTGGTGGGAAATATGGTGGCCCCTTCCATCCCTTACAACACCCTGATG GGATTCATCTGGTCCGGTACATGCCTGTCGCTCGTCACCATCCTTCTTCGTCTTGCTTTCCGCATCAAACTCCTCCGTCGCCTCCGACTGGACGACTACCTCGTCATCGCCTCCTTCGTTTTCTACCTAGGCTCGACAATTCTCTGGGCCGTCCTAGCACGCACTCTCTATGTCGTCGCCCAGGGTTGGAACACGACCCCTACCGACCCAGCCGCCATCTTCgagctcttcaacaacgccgGTACCCTTCTCCATGCCATCCTCGCAACCTACTGGCTCACCTGGACCTCGCTATGGCTGGTCAAGATTGCCTTTATGGTATTTTTCTACCCTCTGGGCAGACACGCCCCTCTCCAGCGCTACCTCTGGTGGACGGTACTTGTCTGCATCGTGGCGGCCTACTGCGTGACGGTCGGGCTGACGACAGATGACTGTCTAACAGCCAGTGGTCTCGACATTGCACAAAAGTGCATCGGCGAAGCAAAGTTCAACCGGCAGTACTTTACCTCTCGCGTCCACTTGGCAACGGATATCTCGACAGACCTCCTCAGTCAGTTCCATGTCCCGCCGTTTGCCAGACACTCAACGGACATATCCGATATCTAG